Proteins encoded within one genomic window of Triticum aestivum cultivar Chinese Spring chromosome 2D, IWGSC CS RefSeq v2.1, whole genome shotgun sequence:
- the LOC123050959 gene encoding uncharacterized protein isoform X1: MAGGGGASPAREGGREEWLRVYDRMVAVLRKSHRDVEALLADRTRLEAVLKIQHDFWLHRDAVLRDRLDETRRVEDCLRRGDAAKLDLLLGDKDLEVRRHRIYIEHQDGDLEDFKRDAAALAEENNALKIKLKEAESCAELSEPTTDPEHSGRDLRAEIRKLKKAYKALSSQKESEVSALLAEKDFVWNQYKTMEKDYETLLKKKKMEAAQATEAAEKLQQKVEELQLQVVAQKKDDDVGRLQAEANDAKKKMLVLEDKLQKMHSLVSEKDDEIQKLKSGHLQASQKRKKDISGTHRRSRSEGPSVRGKSKGIPRRQMAEEDQPETSQKRQCASSLSSGLALRRCSSRMTHLKPASSSSSPAPQQVLFHSSFKVPKLKAPAPPPPPPS, encoded by the exons atggctggcggcggcggcgcgtcgccGGCGCGGGAGGGCGGCCGGGAGGAGTGGCTGCGCGTCTACGACCGGATGGTGGCCGTCCTGCGCAAGAGCCACCGGGACGTGGAGGCGCTGCTCGCCGACCGCACGCGCCTCGAGGCCGTCCTCAAGATCCAGCACGACTTCTGGCTCCACCGCGACGCCGTCCTCCGGGACCGCCTCGACGAG ACGCGGAGGGTGGAGGACTGCCTGCGGCGGGGCGACGCCGCCAAGCTCGACCTGCTCCTCGGCGACAAGGACCTGGAGGTGCGCCGCCACCGGATCTACATCG AACACCAAGATGGCGACTTGGAGGATTTCAAAAGGGATGCAGCTGCTTTGGCTGAAGAAAACAATGCGCTGAAG ATAAAACTGAAGGAAGCTGAAAGTTGTGCCGAGCTCAGCGAGCCGACTACAGACCCCGAGCACAGTGGAAGAGATTTGAGAGCGGAGATAAGGAAGCTAAAGAAAGCCTATAAGGCCCTGAGCTCGCAGAAGGAGAGTGAGGTTTCCGCGTTACTTGCAGAAAAGGATTTCGTGTGGAACCAGTACAAGACAATGGAGAAGGACTACGAGAcgctccttaagaagaagaagatggaggcagcaCAGGCTACTGAAGCAGCAGAAAAGCTTCAGCAGAAGGTGGAGGAGCTGCAACTGCAAGTGGTAGCCCAGAAGAAGGATGACGATGTTGGCAGATTGCAAGCAGAAGCTAATGATGCCAAAAAGAAGATGCTGGTTCTTGAGGATAAGCTACAAAAAATGCACTCCCTGGTCAGTGAGAAAGACGATGAAATCCAAAAACTCAAGAGTGGGCACCTTCAGGCTAGTCAAAAGCGGAAGAAGGATATCAGCGGGACACATAGAAGATCTAGGTCTGAAGGTCCATCTGTACGGGGCAAGTCTAAAGGTATTCCTCGGAGGCAAATGGCAGAAGAAGATCAACCTGAGACCAGTCAGAAGCGTCAGTGTGCCTCTTCGTTATCAAGT GGACTGGCGCTCCGGCGCTGCTCCTCGAGGATGACGCACCTGAAACccgcgtcatcgtcgtcgtcgcctgCCCCCCAGCAGGTACTCTTCCACTCCAGTTTCAAGGTCCCAAAGCTGAAGGCCCccgcccctcctccccctcctccctcgtaG
- the LOC123050959 gene encoding uncharacterized protein isoform X2 encodes MAGGGGASPAREGGREEWLRVYDRMVAVLRKSHRDVEALLADRTRLEAVLKIQHDFWLHRDAVLRDRLDETRRVEDCLRRGDAAKLDLLLGDKDLEVRRHRIYIEHQDGDLEDFKRDAAALAEENNALKIKLKEAESCAELSEPTTDPEHSGRDLRAEIRKLKKAYKALSSQKESEVSALLAEKDFVWNQYKTMEKDYETLLKKKKMEAAQATEAAEKLQQKVEELQLQVVAQKKDDDVGRLQAEANDAKKKMLVLEDKLQKMHSLVSEKDDEIQKLKSGHLQASQKRKKDISGTHRRSRSEGPSVRGKSKGIPRRQMAEEDQPETSQKRQCASSLSSGLALRRCSSRMTHLKPASSSSSPAPQQLLLDLRDGGV; translated from the exons atggctggcggcggcggcgcgtcgccGGCGCGGGAGGGCGGCCGGGAGGAGTGGCTGCGCGTCTACGACCGGATGGTGGCCGTCCTGCGCAAGAGCCACCGGGACGTGGAGGCGCTGCTCGCCGACCGCACGCGCCTCGAGGCCGTCCTCAAGATCCAGCACGACTTCTGGCTCCACCGCGACGCCGTCCTCCGGGACCGCCTCGACGAG ACGCGGAGGGTGGAGGACTGCCTGCGGCGGGGCGACGCCGCCAAGCTCGACCTGCTCCTCGGCGACAAGGACCTGGAGGTGCGCCGCCACCGGATCTACATCG AACACCAAGATGGCGACTTGGAGGATTTCAAAAGGGATGCAGCTGCTTTGGCTGAAGAAAACAATGCGCTGAAG ATAAAACTGAAGGAAGCTGAAAGTTGTGCCGAGCTCAGCGAGCCGACTACAGACCCCGAGCACAGTGGAAGAGATTTGAGAGCGGAGATAAGGAAGCTAAAGAAAGCCTATAAGGCCCTGAGCTCGCAGAAGGAGAGTGAGGTTTCCGCGTTACTTGCAGAAAAGGATTTCGTGTGGAACCAGTACAAGACAATGGAGAAGGACTACGAGAcgctccttaagaagaagaagatggaggcagcaCAGGCTACTGAAGCAGCAGAAAAGCTTCAGCAGAAGGTGGAGGAGCTGCAACTGCAAGTGGTAGCCCAGAAGAAGGATGACGATGTTGGCAGATTGCAAGCAGAAGCTAATGATGCCAAAAAGAAGATGCTGGTTCTTGAGGATAAGCTACAAAAAATGCACTCCCTGGTCAGTGAGAAAGACGATGAAATCCAAAAACTCAAGAGTGGGCACCTTCAGGCTAGTCAAAAGCGGAAGAAGGATATCAGCGGGACACATAGAAGATCTAGGTCTGAAGGTCCATCTGTACGGGGCAAGTCTAAAGGTATTCCTCGGAGGCAAATGGCAGAAGAAGATCAACCTGAGACCAGTCAGAAGCGTCAGTGTGCCTCTTCGTTATCAAGT GGACTGGCGCTCCGGCGCTGCTCCTCGAGGATGACGCACCTGAAACccgcgtcatcgtcgtcgtcgcctgCCCCCCAGCAG CTGCTGTTAGACCTCCGCGACGGCGGTGTTTAG
- the LOC123050957 gene encoding uncharacterized protein, with protein sequence MPFTPGPYSGKSTLALVARVSAVGIGVVYGSVKLGILKMTKPKEEAAAHH encoded by the exons atGCCGTTCACCCCGGGACCCTACTCCGGCAAGAGCACCCTCGCCCTC GTCGCCAGGGTCTCCGCCGTCGGCATCGGCGTCGTCTACGGCTCCGTCAAGCTCGGCATCCTCAAG ATGACCAAGCCCAAGGAGGAAGCAGCTGCTCATCACTGA